In the genome of Candidatus Zixiibacteriota bacterium, one region contains:
- the tolB gene encoding Tol-Pal system beta propeller repeat protein TolB, which produces MNLLRAVLPVFFLMLPLTAAAQSVRDVHLGTVKGRFQATPIGVEDVRHIGTNYLVGEDSALMRYVTLVVQNDIDFYADFDLIPIDSFFMRTYEIKELDLLGWKRLGADYVVRLEAEFPGPNLRIFWRLFFTNNQTQVARGTLEYKRQFWRELAHDVANEIVYNLTGERGIFRTRIAYMKKVGPAKEVYVADYDGANERQLTKLGSICLSPVFSPDGSTIYFTSFRDGDPQLFSVSVESGQVKKITNYLGIAAAPAVSPDGRKIACVLSKDGNSEIYVIDLEGRIIKRLTNHPSIESSPTWSPDGRMIAFSSDRTGAPQIYLMDSDGLGARRLTFSGSYNDSPIWSDRGDRITFVSRTKQGRFDLASIDTSGVDYRILTEVGHNENPHFSPDGKHIIFTSSRLSEGDIFTMDLSGGNQRRITRSNNCSNPTWGPLP; this is translated from the coding sequence ATGAATCTTCTTCGCGCAGTGCTACCGGTTTTCTTTCTAATGTTGCCCCTCACCGCAGCTGCCCAGTCCGTGCGCGACGTACATCTTGGGACTGTCAAGGGCCGTTTTCAGGCCACGCCGATCGGTGTCGAGGATGTGCGGCATATCGGCACCAATTACCTTGTAGGCGAAGATTCCGCCCTGATGCGGTACGTAACGCTGGTGGTGCAGAACGATATCGACTTCTACGCCGATTTCGACCTGATCCCGATCGACAGTTTCTTTATGCGCACGTACGAGATAAAAGAGCTCGATTTGCTCGGCTGGAAGCGTCTGGGCGCCGACTACGTGGTCAGGCTCGAGGCGGAGTTCCCGGGTCCCAATCTGCGAATATTCTGGCGGCTCTTCTTTACCAACAATCAAACTCAGGTAGCGCGAGGCACGCTCGAGTATAAGCGCCAGTTCTGGCGCGAACTGGCGCATGATGTCGCCAATGAGATCGTTTACAATCTTACCGGTGAGCGCGGCATTTTTCGCACCCGGATTGCCTATATGAAAAAGGTCGGCCCGGCCAAAGAGGTGTATGTGGCCGATTACGACGGCGCCAATGAAAGGCAACTGACCAAACTCGGCAGCATCTGTTTGTCGCCCGTGTTCAGCCCCGACGGGTCGACAATCTATTTTACCAGCTTTCGTGACGGCGACCCGCAGCTCTTCAGCGTCTCAGTGGAAAGCGGACAGGTGAAGAAGATCACCAATTATCTCGGCATCGCGGCGGCGCCGGCTGTCTCGCCTGACGGCCGCAAGATCGCGTGTGTATTATCCAAAGACGGCAACTCGGAAATCTACGTAATCGATCTCGAAGGGCGAATCATCAAACGCCTGACCAACCACCCGTCGATAGAATCTTCGCCCACCTGGTCGCCCGATGGCCGCATGATCGCGTTTTCGTCCGATCGCACCGGCGCGCCGCAGATATATCTGATGGATTCAGACGGCCTCGGGGCGCGACGGCTGACATTTAGCGGCAGCTACAACGACTCGCCGATCTGGTCCGACCGGGGCGACCGCATTACGTTTGTAAGTCGCACCAAGCAGGGGCGATTCGATCTTGCCTCGATAGACACGTCGGGGGTTGACTATAGGATTCTCACCGAAGTCGGCCATAACGAGAATCCTCATTTCTCACCCGACGGAAAACACATAATCTTCACGTCATCTCGCCTGAGCGAGGGGGACATTTTCACCATGGATCTCTCCGGGGGCAATCAGCGGCGAATAACGCGGAGCAACAACTGTTCGAACCCAACCTGGGGCCCTCTGCCATAG
- a CDS encoding TonB family protein, whose protein sequence is MLGRDFIASLVLHVIVVAVTIFASPLNIKKPRDFGEVIRVGVVSMADITPAKITPAEPEPVPQPPQALRDEPEEVPLKDPTTKPPAEITKPVQKPKPKQERPKQKPPTDETKPGDKSQTGTAEGKIDVQAPSGSGISGLGVDNASFNYPYWFTQAFTKLSQNFRIPVVIDGQVSCDVYFQVIKSGRVIDRKVVTSSGIPQFDQACLAAVERSAPFPPLPREYVDEIIGIYVTFTN, encoded by the coding sequence ATGCTCGGGCGTGATTTCATAGCCTCTTTGGTGCTTCATGTGATCGTGGTGGCCGTCACCATTTTCGCCTCGCCGCTAAATATCAAGAAGCCGAGAGATTTCGGTGAGGTGATTCGGGTGGGTGTTGTGAGCATGGCCGACATCACCCCGGCTAAAATCACCCCGGCTGAGCCGGAGCCGGTTCCGCAGCCACCGCAGGCCTTGAGAGACGAACCGGAAGAAGTGCCGCTGAAAGACCCAACCACCAAGCCTCCGGCCGAGATCACCAAACCAGTTCAGAAACCGAAACCCAAGCAAGAAAGACCAAAGCAGAAACCGCCGACTGACGAGACCAAGCCGGGCGATAAGAGCCAGACTGGTACTGCTGAGGGCAAAATCGACGTTCAGGCACCGAGTGGATCAGGTATCTCCGGCCTCGGAGTCGATAATGCGTCATTCAATTACCCCTACTGGTTCACACAGGCCTTCACCAAGCTGAGTCAAAACTTCCGCATTCCGGTAGTTATCGACGGCCAGGTTTCGTGTGATGTCTATTTTCAGGTTATAAAGTCGGGACGGGTCATTGACCGGAAAGTTGTAACGTCATCGGGAATACCCCAATTCGATCAGGCGTGCCTGGCCGCTGTTGAGCGTTCGGCTCCCTTTCCACCCCTTCCGAGAGAATACGTAGATGAAATCATCGGGATATATGTCACCTTCACGAATTGA
- a CDS encoding biopolymer transporter ExbD, which translates to MLRRPHVRQYKTVADINIANLVDVVLVLLIIFMISAPLLQSGIEVDLPKTRAAILQDEVTGVVVTIDNKGGTYINDVWAAPAEFETKLKREMEIKGTTSVYLRGDSAVAYGSAINIIGKIKEAGIENIGLVTAYEEKPPARRGRR; encoded by the coding sequence ATGCTGCGCCGCCCTCACGTTCGGCAATACAAGACGGTGGCCGATATCAATATCGCCAACCTGGTTGATGTCGTGCTGGTGTTGCTCATCATATTCATGATCTCCGCCCCGTTGCTCCAGTCTGGAATCGAAGTTGATCTTCCCAAAACCCGCGCTGCGATCCTGCAGGACGAAGTTACCGGAGTGGTGGTAACCATTGACAACAAGGGCGGAACGTATATCAACGACGTCTGGGCGGCGCCTGCTGAATTCGAGACCAAGCTGAAGCGCGAAATGGAGATCAAGGGGACTACATCGGTCTATCTGCGGGGCGACTCGGCGGTAGCGTACGGCAGCGCAATCAACATCATCGGCAAGATCAAAGAGGCCGGTATCGAGAACATTGGCCTGGTCACCGCGTACGAAGAAAAGCCTCCGGCTCGTCGCGGGCGGAGGTAG
- a CDS encoding MotA/TolQ/ExbB proton channel family protein gives MHNGLPVVIANGSLWQIIQSLSTFGAVILAILVAMSLASWMVIFRKIRQFRAVHNDSRSFITYFRRAHRLEDASGQAQMYRNAPVANIFKAGFQEITGLKQRRNEASGLREATVPLNNEDYDLVEMAMERSLNDEMAKQERQVVYLATTASSAPFLGLLGTVVGIMDSFWSIGERGSASLAIVAPGIAEALLATIVGLGAAIPAVIAYNWANNHTKFTNNDAMNFILEFVARARKEAM, from the coding sequence ATGCATAACGGATTGCCGGTCGTAATCGCCAACGGTTCCCTCTGGCAGATCATCCAGAGCCTGTCCACTTTTGGCGCGGTGATACTGGCCATATTGGTAGCGATGTCACTCGCCTCCTGGATGGTGATCTTCCGCAAGATTCGCCAGTTCCGGGCGGTGCACAACGACAGCCGGAGCTTCATCACCTATTTCCGCAGGGCACATAGACTCGAAGATGCCTCCGGCCAGGCGCAGATGTACCGCAATGCACCGGTGGCTAACATCTTCAAGGCCGGATTTCAGGAAATAACCGGTCTCAAACAGCGCCGCAACGAAGCGTCGGGCCTCCGCGAAGCGACCGTGCCACTGAATAACGAGGATTACGATCTGGTCGAAATGGCCATGGAGCGCAGCTTGAACGACGAGATGGCCAAGCAGGAGCGACAGGTGGTGTATCTCGCCACCACCGCCAGTTCGGCGCCGTTTCTCGGGCTTCTTGGAACGGTGGTCGGAATCATGGACTCGTTCTGGTCGATCGGCGAGCGCGGCTCAGCATCGCTGGCGATTGTCGCACCGGGTATCGCCGAGGCCCTTTTGGCTACCATTGTCGGGCTTGGCGCGGCCATACCGGCCGTGATTGCGTACAACTGGGCCAACAACCACACCAAGTTCACGAATAACGACGCTATGAATTTCATTCTGGAGTTCGTCGCCCGCGCCCGAAAGGAAGCGATGTAA